A window of Nostoc sp. TCL26-01 genomic DNA:
ACTATCACTACTTTCTCAAGAACTATCCCAATTCCATCACAATTTAAGTAATGAGACGACCATATTAAAGCAACTGAAATCACTTCTTACTCAAAAACAACAGCATCAACTTTCACAACAAGCTGTAGATGCGATTATTGACTTTGTTGAGCAGTCTGCTACTGAGTCTATTCTTGTTGAGAAAATACCAGCACTCATTAATGAACTATCACAGCTTACAACTACTAAATCTATCCACAATCTAGAACCCGTAGTTGATAAATTAGTTAACCGGTTTCAGTATCAAGAAAATTTAGATTTAATGCTTAAACAGAAAATTCATAATCTGGATAAGCTAGCACTGAAAGCTTTATTTATCGAAGTAGGAAAATTTGTTAAAGGCGAAAAAGTCACAGGCGAGAAGGTTAACGAATTATTCTGTTTAGTCGGTCAAGCTGATTCACCTTTAACTTTTGATCAAAGAATGGATACTGTTCGTCAATTAATTAGAAACGACAAATCCCAACTTATGAAAAAGTTGGGACTTAATTCTCCGCATAATCATTATCAGAAAAATTCCCCTAAATTTAGTAGATAAAGAAGATTATCTACGCATTCCCTTACCAAGAGATGCTGATTCTTGTCTAGCCTTCTGCTCCAGTCTATGATGCTGCTCAACTACAACATTAACTTTTTTAAGTGCTTTTAACTGCTGCTCTGAAACATTAGGTGATAACGCTCCATTATGAAGAACTGGTTCTCCATTTTTCGCACGAACAATTATATTGTCACCTTGCTGCTCAAAATCGAAACTAGAACTTTTAAAACTTACAGAGCCATCTGAGTTAGATTTACCAAAAATTCTCAGCAATGCTCTCACACTTTTTTCAATTGCTTTACCTTTAGCATTTTCACTCCATTTATAAGTTTTATATTTCCAGTTATATATTTGGTTTTTAACATTATTTAACTTTGGCATAATTGCATCTTCCACCCTCTTCAATAAACCTTGTGCTATTTGCTTCACTCCTTTCTCAATTCCACCCACAAAATTTTGTAACTTCGTATTTTGAATTGGTGGTAAAAAGCGATTAATTTTAGCTAGAGTTTGCTGGGTATTTTCATTTAAGTTTTGCTGCTTCTCTAGAGACTTGAATAATTCACCAATTTGTTGTGTCAGTTGAGTAATACTTTCTTCGGTTACTTGGGAAGATTTCCAACTCTCAAATAATTTCTGCTGCTCTTGTACCTGATTTTGGAGAACATCTACTTGCTTTTGCAGTTCTTCTACATTATATGTTCGCTCTGCTACTTGTAAATTCCTCTGAGATTCATTTTCTTGAGTTTGAGATTGAGACTGCGATAGTTTTATTGATAAACCTAATCCATCTTTTACTACTACACCATCTTCTACATGAAATACTTCTTCCTCTCCAATTTTTATTGATACTTTTCCTTTTAGCTTCTGAGGTTCAAAAATAGCTTTGTTTAATTTATCTACCAAGTTTTTCTCAATAAAAGGATTAATTCTGTGGAAATTATTATCATCAATTCTTCCTCTATATATTTTTTCATTATCTACAGTAATAGAGATTTTATTTGAGGATTTTACTCCTCTGTTTTTAGCACTTTCGTAAATTATCTTGATTAAATTTTCTAAAGTCTCTAAATAATCATTTTCGATTTTTTCTGCATCAGATGCTTCAATCATGACTTACTCCAAGCTAGCATATCAATCAAAGTAGATGGGTCAATAGTTACTTGAGGTAATGAAGCACCACCTAGCTTATTTAACACTTCTTTACCCTCAATTTCGATGTAAGCAACATCTCCATCCAGGAATACTGATACATAATGAGGATTGCCTTCAAATTCTGGAACATTATATTTTTTTAAGACTCCATTAACTATACGGACATTTGCTTCCCCAGGAATTGCATAATAAATTTCAACACTTTCAGGAATATAACCTTCAGGAAATGGTTCTTCATCCCAAGCATATATCACACTCATCATCTCACGAGGATATTTATGTGCTAAAGATGCTATATCAGGTGGTAATTTAGCAATTTCACTTAAAAAATATTCGTTGAACTGAGGCATATTTACTCCTTAATTTTCAGAAGCCAGGAGTCAGAATACAAATATAAAAAAATAAGTTATCAGGGGATTAACGGCAAATTATAAATCTTTGACTTTGCCTTTTCTTCTGAATTCAGATTTTATATTAAACTGGCATATTCTGACAATTGTTCTTGATTTTCTATCAGAGGTAACAAATCTAATGCCTCTTGCCGTCTTACTCTCATTTCTTCATCTGCTGGAATTTCTAAACTGGATTGTAATGCTAATTTTTTTTGAATCTCATACCAGAGTTTCACACTTTCAATTTCCGATTTTATATCTCTTTGGGGAATCTTAATTTTCTCTAAAATCGGTAAACTTATCTGTCCACGAGAGCGAAATCCTGGGTTAATAATTACCGCTTTTCCTTCTGGTAAAGTATTAAATTGATTCACTTCAAATAATTTGCGAGTGCCGTTTTGGTCAGAATTAGACGTACTTGCCCCGGACTTTCCTCCCGAAGAACGAGAATGCTGTTTATACTTAATTTCAACATCACCCAAAAACTTACTAAATCGCTCGGCAGCAATATCATCCTGTGGGTTAAAAAATGCTTTGGTCGCACATCCTCCAAAAATGGCATTCGTTGTATTTTCTCCATAGGCTTCTTCTAACATTGATAAGTTTTGTAATCCCAGTATTGACACTAGCCCATCCTCTCTATTTTGGTTAAGCCAATCGACCAGGGCAGGTAAATACAGCGTAGGTAATTCATCAATTCCCAATACCAAAGGAATTGTGCGCTTTCCTGCCACATTTCTGCTAACTAATAGATGAAGAATGGAAACTAACAACGGCGCGATTACATCCCGCTTCTCTTTATTCATCCCGAAAATTATCATTTGCCGACCCTTCAAATCCAATGGAATATTCGTTTTTCCACAGAATGCTGCTAATGCTGCCGGCACCATAAATCGACTGAACAATCCACTAGCTGTACCCACTATTGAAGCTGCTGTTTCCGGCGACCCCGCTACAGACACAAACTGTGCAAACGCTTCTCTGACCATGAAGTTCAAATTTTCGGCTTGTTCTATTCTATGTACTAATTTCGGCAATCCCAAAATTGCTTGGCACATCATGATATCCGGATACTTTGTCCCTTTCGCCAACATAAACACTGCCTGCACCAACTGATCTCCTGCATTGGTGAAAAAGCTATTTCCCGACTTATCTGAACTCAGTTGAAAGTTCCGGTTTAGTGTGATAGCAAGCTGTCGCGCCATTTCTGAGTCTTCGTTATTACGCAGAAAATCTATTGGATTGGTAACGGCTGATTCTGGAAAGCCTGGAGCTAGAACCTTAACTTCATAACCACGCTCTAAGGCGTATCCTGCTAATATTGGGGCTTGTCCCTTGGCTTTAGCTGTAGGTGATTCTTGCTCGCTATACTTAAAATCATAAAGCACTAGGGGCAAACCTTGGTCAATGGCAGAACGGAGTAATGGATTAATCATGGAAAATGATTTACCAGAACCCGGGCCACCACAAACTAAAATCCCACGTTGTGCTTCCGGTAAGTATAGTGTCGCTGCATCTTCCGGTATCTGTGTAATTCTTCGCTGATTCACAATTTCAGTTTTGGTATTTTTCGGAGTCCCAACAAATAAACAAACTCGATTATGTCTGCGCTCTCGAATTTGCTTACATCCCAGTTTACGGGCTGCTGTTTTCTCTGCACCAACTCCCCATCTTGCCGTTGCCAGTTTTCCTTTCCCTCCTTTGCTATCAATATATTTAGCTATGAGGATAACCAAGCCACAAAAAAGTATTCCTAATCCGGCAGGTGAAATCAACGCTGACTCCAGCCCTGGAGGGATAAATTGATGGAAACTGACTTGGGAGGTAGTTTTACTCATATCTAACTTTTTTAATTGCGTACAGCCCTTTGGGCATGAAAACAGCGGAACGGGGCGGGAGCATCGTTGCGACTTGCGACTTGCGACTTGCGAATTGATATTACCTCCCCGTCCCCACAAACACCAAGTCGTTTTCTTTAACTGGTATCCAAGGAATCGGGCCAATGAAATACGGCGTACAAGTCTTTGCTGAAAATGGTGGGCGGATGCAGATACGGAAGAACAAACCAAAATCAGCCGTTCCCGTGGATTCATTTGCACCAATCATTGCCACTTTAAATGAAGGAGAGAACACCAGTCTACCTGTGGGTTCTCTACCCCCGTTAACTCCAGCTAGAAACCCATAACCACCTTTGACTTTTTGGGAAGAACCTGATGCCCAGCGTTTTCCGTACAAAGCTCCACGCTTACCACCTAAATCTCCCAATTCTAAGTAGGAGCATTCTTTCCTCGCTTCACAAGCTTTAAATTTGGTGCTGTCCCCCCTGACAACACTGCCGGAAATGTAATAAGCATCCCCTACCATCGGATCTCCTTTTTCCGATTTCCCGAATACAGTAGAAGCAATGCCCACTAAACTAGTCCCAGACTTAAGTGGATTTGGCATTTGACTAAAAGGTACTTTATTGAGTCCGGGAACTTGATTTATGTATGTGCGCTGCCATTGTTTAAACTGACGAATTGGTGTTTGTCTTAACCCTGGTATGGAATTGGTGGAATATTTATTTAAATCAATATCCCCTAAAGGACGTTCTCCAGCTTGGGGATTTGCGAGTAAACATTGGGAGATCGTC
This region includes:
- a CDS encoding type IV secretory system conjugative DNA transfer family protein gives rise to the protein MSKTTSQVSFHQFIPPGLESALISPAGLGILFCGLVILIAKYIDSKGGKGKLATARWGVGAEKTAARKLGCKQIRERRHNRVCLFVGTPKNTKTEIVNQRRITQIPEDAATLYLPEAQRGILVCGGPGSGKSFSMINPLLRSAIDQGLPLVLYDFKYSEQESPTAKAKGQAPILAGYALERGYEVKVLAPGFPESAVTNPIDFLRNNEDSEMARQLAITLNRNFQLSSDKSGNSFFTNAGDQLVQAVFMLAKGTKYPDIMMCQAILGLPKLVHRIEQAENLNFMVREAFAQFVSVAGSPETAASIVGTASGLFSRFMVPAALAAFCGKTNIPLDLKGRQMIIFGMNKEKRDVIAPLLVSILHLLVSRNVAGKRTIPLVLGIDELPTLYLPALVDWLNQNREDGLVSILGLQNLSMLEEAYGENTTNAIFGGCATKAFFNPQDDIAAERFSKFLGDVEIKYKQHSRSSGGKSGASTSNSDQNGTRKLFEVNQFNTLPEGKAVIINPGFRSRGQISLPILEKIKIPQRDIKSEIESVKLWYEIQKKLALQSSLEIPADEEMRVRRQEALDLLPLIENQEQLSEYASLI